A stretch of Candidatus Thermoplasmatota archaeon DNA encodes these proteins:
- a CDS encoding DedA family protein has translation MPDQIEPKALHDAHSYCCPKSIIEWGTNLIPDWISIYQYLGIMFLMALESACMPVPSEIVMPFAGFLVAQGDSGTSLLGVTIAGSLGCRIGSIAACFFGFHAGRPLILRYGKYILIREKHLVAAKEWFENWGDKATFKARLLPVIRTVMSLPAGTAKMNLACCINLGHPP, from the coding sequence ATGCCTGATCAGATTGAACCCAAGGCTCTTCACGATGCCCATTCCTACTGTTGCCCGAAGAGTATCATCGAGTGGGGAACCAACCTGATCCCAGATTGGATCTCCATCTACCAGTACCTGGGCATCATGTTCCTCATGGCGCTCGAGAGCGCCTGCATGCCCGTCCCGAGTGAGATCGTCATGCCCTTCGCGGGATTCCTTGTCGCCCAGGGGGATAGTGGCACGAGTCTTCTCGGCGTCACCATCGCTGGATCCTTGGGTTGCAGGATTGGTTCGATAGCTGCCTGCTTCTTCGGATTCCATGCTGGAAGACCTTTGATACTCCGGTACGGGAAGTACATCCTCATCCGGGAGAAGCACCTCGTCGCTGCGAAGGAGTGGTTCGAGAATTGGGGAGACAAGGCTACCTTCAAAGCCAGGCTGCTTCCTGTGATCCGAACGGTCATGTCCCTCCCAGCCGGTACTGCAAAGATGAACTTGGCTTGTTGCATAAACCTGGGTCACCCTCCGTAG